In one Dama dama isolate Ldn47 chromosome 5, ASM3311817v1, whole genome shotgun sequence genomic region, the following are encoded:
- the BBS12 gene encoding Bardet-Biedl syndrome 12 protein: protein MDCRVINKRRHTGLQQLSSFAETGRTFLGPVKSSKFIIDEECHESVLISSAVRLLESLDLTSAVGQLLSEAIQAQNKTYRTGTSTLLFLVGAWSSAAEECLHLGVPISLIVSVMSEGLNSCIEEVESLQVPVHSVYDHIDSTETFSGLSVSLDPSLHIPSGTGLVQKEHDLKDVASQSLAFCRLSGRPVKSPQLFRLQTRFEADENTSQTPQTLKNNLLTDTRCRKSVLTHSRHFSRTDHHQWISKPGEFLEQLSVAAPKTYRCGDLAELEVGLSHGDPSSMRLVAEAVRLQHQNAGMRRGGHTVLLPFDISRIFTCCLPGLPDTLSCVCPGYITVLSVSRATLIKELQNQPVRIVLVEGDLTENYRHLGFNKPTNIKTVSESVKVQQDSSEELWTDHVLQVLIKFNVNLVLARGNVSERLAEKCTDSKRLVIGSVPESVLQAFAEASGAVQVAYITHMNENCVGSGVSVTMWRSVPSDTVDGISRMTVVLKTEGINLVTVVLTSPVTAQMQTKEDRFWTCASRLCYALKEQKVFPGGGAVELLCLTHLQSLAGQSVNKGNQGCSGWLHNTSSWLASSAALYRPTVLKSLADGWHRYLSTLLRNTAVYSSDSEAATSIQCHLQNAADSGSPSSYILNEYSKLNSVILNSGISDKLEPIPRVYDVVTPKIEAWRRALDLVLLVLQTDSEIITGLAHTQKSSQESEGFLFL from the coding sequence ATGGATTGCAGAGTCATAAACAAAAGAAGGCACACGGGACTGCAACAACTTTCATCCTTTGCTGAAACAGGAAGAACTTTCCTAGGCCCAGTAAAATCATCCAAATTTATTATAGACGAAGAGTGCCATGAAAGTGTGTTAATTAGCTCAGCAGTAAGGCTTCTTGAAAGTTTGGATTTAACCAGTGCAGTAGGACAGCTTCTCAGTGAAGCAATTCAGGCACAAAATAAGACATACAGAACTGGAACCAGTACTCTCTTGTTTCTTGTTGGTGCCTGGAGCAGTGCTGCTGAAGAATGTCTTCATCTGGGCGTCCCCATTTCATTAATAGTGTCTGTGATGTCAGAAGGCTTGAATTCGTGCATTGAAGAGGTAGAATCGCTTCAAGTGCCTGTCCACAGTGTATATGACCATATAGACAGCACAGAAACGTTTTCTGGACTTAGTGTCAGCTTGGACCCTTCTCTACACATCCCTTCAGGTACTGGTTTGGTCCAGAAAGAGCATGATCTCAAAGATGTTGCCTCTCAGTCACTGGCCTTTTGCAGGCTTTCTGGAAGACCTGTTAAATCACCTCAACTGTTTAGGCTTCAGACTAGGTTTGAAGCAGATGAGAACACATCACAAACTCCTCAAACTCTGAAAAACAACCTGCTTACAGATACCCGCTGCCGAAAGTCAGTCCTAACCCACAGTAGACATTTTAGTAGGACAGATCATCATCAATGGATAAGCAAGCCAGGTGAATTTCTAGAACAACTTAGTGTAGCTGCTCCTAAGACTTACAGATGTGGCGATCTGGCAGAGTTGGAGGTGGGTTTGAGCCACGGAGACCCCAGCAGCATGAGGCTAGTGGCCGAAGCAGTACGGCTGCAGCATCAGAATGCAGGCATGCGACGAGGCGGCCACACTGTGCTGCTCCCCTTTGATATTTCAAGAATCTTCACTTGTTGCTTACCGGGCTTACCTGACACTTTGTCTTGTGTCTGTCCAGGATACATCACTGTTCTGTCAGTGTCCCGTGCTACTCTGATCAAGGAATTGCAGAATCAGCCAGTCCGTATAGTTCTTGTTGAGGGTGACCTCACTGAGAATTACCGCCATCTGGGATTTAATAAGCCTACAAATATTAAAACAGTGTCGGAAAGCGTGAAGGTGCAACAAGACAGCTcagaagaactgtggacagatcATGTACTACAAGTGTTAATCAAGTTCAATGTGAACCTTGTCCTGGCACGAGGAAATGTGTCTGAACGCTTAGCTGAAAAATGCACAGATAGTAAGCGGCTGGTAATTGGATCGGTGCCTGAGAGTGTGCTGCAGGCTTTCGCAGAGGCTTCGGGAGCAGTGCAGGTGGCCTACATCACACACATGAATGAAAACTGTGTGGGCAGTGGGGTCTCTGTGACCATGTGGAGAAGCGTTCCCTCTGACACTGTAGATGGGATCAGCAGAATGACAGTCGTGTTAAAAACAGAAGGAATTAATTTGGTTACAGTAGTGCTGACTAGCCCAGTCACTGCCCAGATGCAAACCAAAGAAGACCGGTTCTGGACTTGTGCCTCTCGTCTGTGTTACGCTCTGAAAGAGCAAAAGGTCTTCCCTGGAGGTGGCGCAGTTGAGCTTTTGTGTCTTACCCATCTTCAGAGTCTCGCAGGACAGTCTGtgaataaaggaaatcaaggctgctcaGGATGGCTGCATAACACTTCCTCTTGGCTGGCCTCATCTGCAGCACTGTACAGACCTACGGTGCTTAAAAGCCTGGCAGATGGATGGCACAGGTACCTCTCAACTCTCCTGCGTAACACTGCTGTTTACTCTTCAGACTCTGAAGCCGCCACTTCCATTCAGTGTCATCTACAAAATGctgcagactctggctctccttcATCTTACATCTTGAATGAATATAGTAAACTTAATAGTGTAATTTTAAATTCAGGCATTTCAGATAAGCTGGAACCAATTCCAAGAGTTTATGACGTTGTTACACCAAAGATTGAGGCATGGCGCCGAGCTCTGGATTTAGTATTGTTAGTACTTCAGACAGACAGTGAAATTATCACTGGacttgcacacacacagaaaagttcACAGGAATCagaaggctttttatttttgtaa